The Erigeron canadensis isolate Cc75 chromosome 4, C_canadensis_v1, whole genome shotgun sequence genome window below encodes:
- the LOC122597425 gene encoding protein FAR1-RELATED SEQUENCE 7-like translates to MDNQEDMEIIIEDEPCETHLINEIDANGYLVSSEFESETGDNEGDNDVIGMVFDTPDDAYLFYNQYAFLHGFGIRIHETYKNRITKEQYQKIYVCNKEGFKDMKGDKKRRRPSRTGCEAMFRVSKRKDGKWVVDRFYDAHNHELTSTPTKVMKHRSHGKLHRTQACKALMTELNETGLRPCHIKKVVNKMKGSQENDVTSKQVADVLSVQRKQYRGWVGSPRNLFWADGRSRDSYMKFLDVVVFDVTYMTNRFKLPFAPFVGVNHHGQSIIFGGALLENEKQETFEWLFKQFSECMFGKHPSAIITNQDKAIGNAIRKEFPNTRHRYCSWHISRHEAEHIPSIESRYSGFQEAYRQWVKSDTVEEFETRWKDMDGQFNFQRKSWIVEMYKQRHHWANVFLKDFFFAGMTTSGRSESIHSFFDGYVNSNTMLNEFVVQYDNAVKCRRRAEEDEDFQTMNTRPVLSSVNPLEAKAGARYTKNMFEVFKKEWIEATNNLTHETLTKSSKAIIYKVGQLDTDKKYWRMVHFCFSSEVNVTCSCAKFETYGILCKHILYVLKKKHIESLLDRYILPRWTLDARYKEDGCSIQLHDINSESGVSALTLWCVQSNSTKAIEQAKDSVSEIKKLNTLLLNFLEEQTNRKGSKEVGNLPQASNVESSQVNVMPQMLVRDPLLPTVTKGRPKKASRIKSPLEAPKMKTCSYCKGLGHYITGCPTKKAEDALLKTKG, encoded by the exons ATGGATAACCAAGAGGATATGGAGATTATTATAGAGGATGAACCTTGTGAAACacatttaataaatgaaatCGATGCAAATGGGTATTTGGTTAGTTCAGAATTTGAAAGTGAAACAGGGGATAACGAAGGGGATAATGATGTAATAGGAATGGTTTTCGATACTCCAGATGATGCATACTTATTCTATAACCAATATGCATTTTTACATGGATTTGGTATACGGATTCACGAAACTTACAAGAATAGGATAACGAAGGAGCAGTATCAGAAGATCTATGTGTGCAATAAAGAAGGGTTTAAGGATATGAAAGGTGATAAGAAACGCCGCAGACCATCAAGGACCGGTTGTGAAGCCATGTTTCGGGTTTCTAAACGTAAAGACGGGAAATGGGTTGTTGATAGATTTTATGATGCACACAATCATGAGCTAACCAGTACCCCGACTAAAGTAATGAAACATCGTTCTCATGGGAAGCTTCATCGCACACAGGCTTGCAAAGCTCTTATGACAGAACTCAACGAGACTGGATTGAGACCTTGTCACATAAAGAAAGTCgtaaataaaatgaaaggatCACAAGAAAATGATGTTACATCAAAACAGGTTGCTGATGTCTTATCAGTGCAACGAAAACAATATAGAG GATGGGTCGGGTCTCCTAGAAATCTTTTTTGGGCTGATGGAAGGTCAAGAGATTCGTATATGAAATTTTTGGATGTTGTTGTGTTTGATGTGACATACATGACAAATAGGTTTAAATTGCCATTTGCTCCATTTGTCGGTGTGAATCATCATGGCCAATCTATCATTTTTGGCGGCGCATTGTTGGagaatgaaaaacaagaaacaTTTGAATGGTTATTTAAACAGTTCTCGGAGTGCATGTTTGGCAAACATCCGTCTGCAATAATCACTAATCAAGATAAAGCTATCGGGAATGCTATAAGAAAGGAATTTCCAAACACCCGACATCGTTATTGTTCATGGCACATTAGTAGACACGAGGCAGAACATATCCCATCTATTGAATCCCGTTATAGTGGTTTTCAAGAAGCATATAGACAATGGGTAAAGAGTGATACAGTTGAGGAATTTGAAACCCGCTGGAAAGATATGGATGGTCAATTTAACTTTCAAAGGAAAAGTTGGATCGTGGAGATGTACAAGCAACGTCATCATTGGgctaatgtttttttaaaagattttttcttTGCTGGAATGACAACAAGTGGTAGAAGCGAGAGCATTCATTCTTTTTTTGATGGCTATGTTAATTCAAATACCATGCTGAATGAGTTTGTTGTCCAATATGATAATGCTGTTAAGTGTCGTAGGCGAgcagaagaagatgaagattttcAGACAATGAATACAAGGCCAGTTCTTTCATCTGTCAATCCACTTGAAGCAAAAGCAGGTGCACGTTATACTAAAAATATGTTTGAAGTTTTCAAAAAGGAGTGGATAGAAGCAACTAACAACTTAACTCATGAAACTTTGACCAAAAGTTCCAAGGCGATTATATATAAGGTTGGGCAACTAGATACTGATAAGAAGTATTGGCGAATGGTTCATTTTTGTTTCTCAAGTGAAGTAAATGTCACATGTTCGTGTGCTAAATTTGAAACTTATGGAATACTATGCAAGCACATCTTATatgtgttgaagaagaagcataTTGAAAGTCTTCTGGATCGCTACATTTTACCTAGGTGGACACTTGATGCTAGGTACAAGGAGGATGGTTGTAGCATACAACTCCACGATATAAATAGTGAGAGTGGAGTTAGCGCCTTAACATTATGGTGTGTTCAATCAAATTCTACGAAAGCAATTGAACAAGCAAAAGACTCTGTTTCTGAGATAAAGAAGCTAAATACTTTGTTGTTGAACTTTTTGGAAGAACAAACAAATCGAAAAGGGTCCAAAGAGGTTGGTAACCTACCCCAAGCTTCTAATGTGGAGAGTTCACAAGTAAACGTGATGCCTCAAATGCTTGTCCGGGATCCTCTACTTCCAACTGTTACTAAAGGACGTCCTAAAAAAGCAAGTAGAATTAAATCACCACTAGAAGCACCAAAAATGAAAACTTGCTCTTATTGTAAGGGATTGGGTCATTACATTACTGGATGCCCAACAAAGAAG GCGGAAGATGCGTTGCTAAAAACAAAAGGATGA